In a genomic window of Methanosarcina horonobensis HB-1 = JCM 15518:
- a CDS encoding AlbA family DNA-binding domain-containing protein — translation MFFNKMLSEVNYEDICKLKSQKIEESEILDYKKEYSEIKEHENNLLKEVTAFSNSSGGFLIYGVQESGKGGYPAAIDGIDDIDTDRLEQIIISNIIPRIGVKIKSINVPEKPGKIVLIIHIPEGQNQPYYNNRAKKFYKRYNFEATEMDAHEIEALYQKRFFGVGKLTKYVEDTIFSNRLLILTDNAFLMDTHIIITPLKVDKQIIDNSNLKELDFDRNKMRFEPKKEDIYLEGIGRPSRYGIRWISGYNHHNVEVHRNGLIHCMEDFGESQDGNKLLWTRGLAINLLQTIQFSEAVYSKLNFVGKVKIILKVKNAAGSVIPTGYNPSSYSAKCETDEIYIEREWDSWRLTEDYLEIGRSIIDEFSNYYGLWFNSLLFTEEEGKFVFRK, via the coding sequence ATGTTTTTTAATAAAATGTTATCCGAAGTGAATTACGAAGATATTTGTAAATTAAAGTCTCAAAAAATAGAAGAATCAGAAATCTTAGATTACAAAAAAGAATATTCGGAAATAAAGGAGCATGAAAATAATTTATTGAAAGAAGTAACTGCTTTTTCAAATTCTTCAGGAGGCTTTTTAATTTATGGCGTCCAAGAAAGTGGAAAAGGAGGATATCCTGCAGCCATAGACGGTATTGATGACATTGATACAGATAGATTAGAGCAAATTATAATAAGTAACATCATACCTAGAATTGGAGTTAAGATTAAATCAATTAATGTACCAGAGAAACCTGGAAAAATAGTTTTAATAATCCACATTCCAGAAGGTCAAAATCAACCTTATTACAATAATAGAGCAAAAAAATTTTATAAAAGGTATAATTTTGAAGCGACAGAAATGGATGCACATGAGATTGAAGCTCTTTATCAAAAAAGATTTTTTGGAGTTGGCAAACTTACTAAGTACGTTGAAGATACCATTTTTTCTAACCGCCTCCTAATACTTACAGACAATGCTTTTCTAATGGATACTCATATAATTATTACTCCTTTAAAAGTTGATAAACAAATAATAGATAACTCAAACTTAAAAGAATTAGATTTCGATCGGAACAAAATGAGGTTTGAACCAAAAAAAGAAGATATTTATTTGGAAGGTATTGGTAGACCTTCTAGATACGGAATTAGATGGATAAGCGGATATAATCATCATAATGTAGAAGTTCACAGAAACGGACTAATCCACTGCATGGAGGATTTTGGAGAATCTCAAGATGGAAATAAATTACTCTGGACTCGCGGTTTAGCTATAAATTTGTTACAAACAATTCAATTTTCTGAAGCAGTTTACTCAAAACTAAACTTTGTGGGAAAAGTAAAGATAATACTTAAAGTTAAGAATGCAGCTGGATCTGTGATTCCCACGGGCTATAACCCTTCTAGCTACTCTGCTAAGTGTGAAACAGATGAGATATATATTGAGCGAGAATGGGATTCATGGAGATTAACTGAAGATTATTTGGAGATTGGAAGAAGTATAATTGACGAGTTTAGCAATTATTACGGATTATGGTTCAACTCACTTTTATTTACTGAGGAAGAAGGTAAATTTGTGTTCAGAAAATAA
- a CDS encoding cytochrome c biogenesis CcdA family protein encodes MTATFDPSITGIFMFGLLAGICPCNSVLCLGLIGYLTSGKTNLSPINILKLVISFSIGTVLVLLPLGFIAGYIGKYVLFLNSAIAWTIGGILMIGMGLQLLHVYKPPIRSIFNFFRLPNSYTITGAFLLGLSFGAITVGRGAPMLIVVLTYIALYQTPIQGLLTILIYATGLSIPLIIISSIGGSFGKKIKDTTKISGNLADKVIGVSIIVIGIYFLYLALQ; translated from the coding sequence ATGACAGCCACATTCGATCCTTCCATAACTGGTATATTCATGTTTGGGCTATTAGCAGGTATATGTCCATGTAATAGTGTACTGTGCCTAGGGTTGATAGGTTACCTTACAAGTGGAAAGACAAACTTATCGCCTATTAATATTCTCAAGTTAGTCATCTCATTTTCAATAGGCACTGTGTTAGTACTGTTACCACTCGGGTTTATTGCCGGATACATTGGGAAATATGTATTGTTTTTAAACAGTGCAATTGCCTGGACAATTGGCGGAATATTAATGATTGGAATGGGATTACAACTATTGCATGTTTACAAACCACCAATAAGAAGCATATTTAATTTTTTCAGATTACCTAATTCTTACACAATAACGGGAGCATTTTTACTTGGGCTTTCATTCGGAGCAATTACAGTAGGTAGAGGTGCTCCAATGTTAATAGTTGTATTAACGTATATCGCATTATATCAAACTCCAATTCAAGGATTGCTTACTATATTGATATACGCAACAGGCCTAAGTATCCCCCTCATTATAATCAGTTCTATCGGCGGTTCATTTGGCAAAAAGATAAAAGATACTACAAAAATAAGTGGCAATCTAGCTGATAAAGTAATAGGAGTATCAATAATAGTAATTGGTATATATTTCCTATATTTAGCCCTGCAATAA
- a CDS encoding AbiTii domain-containing protein — MAIIESLQSDILEPNTELSSILRKAKVLASELNNIEIKTWVDHELNGYQSKEELPEYRKFSAFNRGNFISYNYKIENIPISVMCIPDETIRNGLQENNIYDGVKSIESIVKAGELNLKRRWPADLIKLYNLCQNDICVDAWKDIPIGFFEQILDNIRNRLLDFLLELQEKYPEIKGSSIDTPKIPEREIAQIFNNNIYGGHFSINNFDNCQVVQQYVQENNLTSLLEYLKKIGVPSNEIDDLEILIKKDKQDGNSKNIGSNVKKWISNLSEKVMSSAADKTLDISLDVVKMAILAYFGLNNT; from the coding sequence ATGGCGATTATAGAAAGTTTACAAAGTGACATTCTTGAGCCAAATACGGAGCTCTCATCAATTTTAAGAAAAGCAAAAGTACTTGCTTCAGAATTAAATAACATAGAAATTAAAACGTGGGTAGATCACGAATTAAATGGGTATCAAAGTAAAGAAGAGTTACCCGAATATAGAAAATTTTCTGCTTTTAACAGGGGAAATTTTATTAGTTATAATTATAAAATTGAAAATATCCCAATATCTGTTATGTGCATACCAGATGAAACAATAAGAAATGGTCTTCAGGAGAATAACATATACGATGGTGTAAAATCTATAGAAAGTATAGTAAAAGCTGGAGAGCTAAATCTTAAGCGTCGCTGGCCGGCTGACCTGATAAAACTTTATAATCTTTGTCAAAATGATATATGTGTAGACGCATGGAAAGATATTCCTATCGGATTTTTTGAACAGATTTTAGACAATATAAGGAATCGTTTATTAGATTTTCTATTAGAACTTCAAGAAAAGTATCCTGAGATTAAAGGGTCCTCCATTGATACACCGAAAATACCAGAAAGAGAAATTGCACAAATTTTCAACAATAATATTTACGGGGGACATTTTTCTATTAATAATTTTGACAATTGCCAAGTAGTACAACAATATGTTCAAGAAAATAATTTAACAAGCCTATTAGAATATCTTAAGAAAATTGGAGTTCCTTCAAACGAAATAGATGATTTAGAAATATTAATAAAAAAAGATAAACAAGATGGAAATTCAAAAAACATTGGCTCAAATGTTAAAAAATGGATTTCTAACTTATCCGAGAAAGTGATGTCAAGCGCTGCTGACAAAACTTTAGATATATCTCTTGATGTAGTCAAGATGGCAATATTAGCTTATTTTGGCTTAAATAATACCTAA
- a CDS encoding tetratricopeptide repeat protein codes for MALHPTDYFRKERVFVDRETCIDNFKKIIQNPNNQDYNALFYYGIAGIGKSKLQHELQNILNTEYPEMLWVSMDLENDTHRNVSTFLIALRNEIQKKRNVKFYKFNLAHAIFSKKSRPDIPLNKETYPMLKEDEFFYNILNALNENAFGPFISVPVKRIVDAINHAPEKVRKYFGELPIDINKLESMEAHEIEKKLPGIFAADFTGSLGTNSRACIFIDTYEAIWKDWRGIGSFSEKDKWIRKCLIPNMPGVSWVICGREQIKSLWVEDEQEWKMCMKEYPIEDLSEKYSEQFLKEYIEEEDIRNVIVKASEGVPYYLNLSVDIYEQVSRIKKPEIKDFPNTKKEVFEKFVKYLDNNEKRTLYILSAPNSWDRSLFEILIKKFNPIYSVYEFPDLIKYSFIKKMTDEKFSLHQLMRKNLQEYQDPTYRKEVHLFLHNYYSNKIKDIDVKSITQEHEIALIEAYYHTKEVLEFDDLGGWIVEYTEPFDKAGYWKTIHPMFNDLVEVFKERLGSEHPYVGILTKKLAYLSEDRGRYNEAISYYQQVLEIYEKNLGKKYRGVDLVIDDLAIAMASNDLANSYTGIGEYEKALTLQQKALYILQNEIDKEHLYFTLVQQNIAMTYQFLGQYNKAMELCQEALTVREALLGEEDLEVAKTAENLAVIHQQLGNYKEAFALVQRALNIREKKLGPKHPVVATNLSSLGVLCTMMDNLEEALKYNHRAAEIAEERFEGNHINIAQTLSNLGATYQYILRYDDALEAYQRALQITEYSLGSDNPILVNTLNNIAETYRKMENYDKALEFYQRALNIARNRLGKEHPHVALILNNIGRLYIDIGEFDKAHPICQQALDIRGKTLGTDHVDFAITLQNLGIIYGCVGRRDYALPLSERSLHIFEQKLGSDHIRTKEAKLLVDTLKESV; via the coding sequence ATGGCACTTCATCCGACTGATTATTTTAGGAAGGAAAGGGTTTTTGTTGATCGCGAAACTTGCATTGATAATTTTAAAAAAATCATTCAAAATCCCAATAATCAAGATTATAATGCTCTATTTTACTATGGTATAGCAGGCATTGGTAAAAGCAAGTTGCAACATGAGTTGCAAAATATATTGAACACGGAATATCCTGAAATGCTTTGGGTATCTATGGATTTGGAAAACGATACTCACAGAAATGTGAGTACTTTTTTAATAGCACTCAGGAACGAAATTCAGAAAAAACGCAATGTAAAATTTTATAAGTTTAACTTGGCTCATGCCATATTTTCGAAAAAAAGTAGGCCTGACATTCCGTTAAATAAAGAGACATATCCAATGCTTAAAGAAGATGAATTTTTTTACAATATACTAAATGCTCTTAATGAAAACGCATTTGGACCTTTTATATCAGTACCTGTAAAACGGATAGTTGATGCTATAAATCACGCTCCTGAAAAAGTCAGAAAATATTTTGGAGAGTTGCCTATAGATATTAATAAACTTGAATCTATGGAGGCTCATGAAATCGAAAAGAAATTGCCTGGTATTTTTGCTGCAGATTTTACAGGTAGTTTAGGCACTAATTCAAGAGCTTGTATTTTTATTGATACTTATGAAGCTATTTGGAAAGACTGGAGGGGAATAGGTAGCTTCAGTGAAAAAGATAAATGGATACGAAAATGCCTAATTCCCAATATGCCAGGCGTCTCATGGGTGATATGTGGGAGAGAACAGATAAAATCACTATGGGTAGAAGACGAGCAAGAATGGAAAATGTGCATGAAAGAGTATCCTATAGAGGATCTATCAGAAAAATATAGTGAACAATTCTTAAAAGAATATATAGAAGAGGAAGATATTCGAAATGTAATAGTTAAAGCAAGTGAAGGAGTTCCATATTACCTTAATCTATCTGTTGACATCTATGAGCAAGTCAGTAGAATCAAAAAACCAGAAATCAAGGACTTCCCAAACACGAAAAAAGAAGTTTTTGAAAAGTTTGTGAAATACCTTGATAATAATGAAAAAAGAACTCTTTATATCCTCTCAGCACCGAACTCATGGGATCGAAGTCTTTTCGAAATATTAATAAAAAAATTCAATCCAATTTATTCAGTTTATGAATTCCCAGACTTAATTAAATATTCATTTATAAAAAAAATGACGGATGAGAAATTTTCACTCCATCAACTAATGAGGAAAAATCTTCAAGAATATCAAGATCCGACATATAGAAAAGAAGTTCATCTATTTTTGCATAATTACTATAGTAACAAAATCAAAGACATCGATGTTAAATCGATCACCCAAGAACATGAAATTGCATTAATCGAAGCTTATTACCATACAAAAGAAGTACTGGAATTCGACGATTTAGGTGGATGGATTGTTGAATATACCGAACCATTTGATAAAGCTGGATACTGGAAAACAATTCATCCGATGTTTAACGATCTTGTTGAGGTTTTTAAGGAAAGGCTCGGGTCAGAACATCCTTATGTTGGAATTCTTACGAAAAAATTAGCTTATTTAAGTGAAGATAGAGGGAGATACAACGAAGCAATATCGTATTACCAACAAGTTCTTGAAATATATGAAAAAAATTTAGGCAAAAAATATAGAGGGGTTGACCTTGTAATTGATGACCTTGCAATTGCAATGGCATCTAACGATTTAGCAAATTCTTATACGGGTATTGGTGAGTATGAAAAAGCACTTACACTGCAACAAAAGGCACTTTACATACTTCAGAATGAAATTGACAAAGAGCATCTTTATTTTACACTTGTACAACAAAATATAGCAATGACTTATCAATTCTTAGGTCAGTATAACAAAGCAATGGAGCTATGCCAAGAAGCTCTAACTGTTCGAGAAGCTCTTTTGGGGGAAGAAGATCTCGAAGTTGCTAAAACGGCAGAAAATCTGGCAGTAATTCATCAGCAACTAGGTAATTATAAAGAAGCTTTTGCCCTTGTTCAAAGAGCACTTAATATAAGAGAAAAAAAGCTTGGTCCTAAACATCCCGTAGTTGCAACAAATCTGTCTAGTTTGGGAGTATTGTGTACTATGATGGACAACCTTGAAGAAGCCTTGAAATACAATCACAGGGCTGCTGAAATTGCAGAAGAAAGATTTGAGGGAAACCATATAAATATTGCACAAACGTTATCCAACTTAGGAGCTACTTATCAATATATACTTAGATATGATGATGCATTAGAGGCATATCAACGAGCTTTACAAATAACTGAATACAGTTTGGGATCAGATAACCCAATTCTTGTAAATACATTAAATAACATAGCAGAGACATATCGCAAAATGGAAAATTATGATAAAGCACTAGAATTTTATCAAAGAGCCTTAAATATAGCTAGAAATCGTCTTGGAAAGGAACACCCTCATGTTGCATTAATTCTGAACAATATTGGAAGGCTCTACATTGATATAGGAGAATTTGACAAAGCACATCCAATTTGCCAACAAGCGCTCGATATTCGTGGGAAAACTTTAGGAACGGATCACGTTGATTTCGCAATAACACTACAAAATCTAGGAATTATTTATGGATGTGTTGGAAGGCGTGATTACGCTTTACCCTTATCTGAACGCTCGCTACATATATTTGAACAAAAATTAGGTTCTGATCATATACGTACCAAGGAGGCTAAACTGTTAGTTGATACTCTAAAGGAATCTGTATAA
- a CDS encoding PKD domain-containing protein yields MKRTKCNKTFSRQTFNKALGITVLAFLMLVSIAGASPFAYITNGESNNISVIDTTTNKVTATIPVGLNPIGAAINPNGTKVYVTNSHSNSISVIDTATNTIIATVPVGSSPRGVAVSPNGKKVYVTNLASNTISLIDTSSNTVESTMKMGKDPTGVVVSPDGKKVYVTNYGDKTVSIIDTATKAVITAVSVEKGPKEIAVTPDGTKVYVANSDGGSISVIDTATNSVTNTVKVGGAPFGVAVNPAGTKAYVTNNDKYFSTVSIIDISTDKVTATIPVGPNPAGVAVTPDGTKVYVAINPYNAVSVIDTATNTVTATMLVGKSPYASGRFIGSIPVQPVYPLAKFSSNITSDYVFLSVPVQFTDLSENATKWNWDFGDGSGSTKQNPIHTYSAAGVYTVSLTVSNSNGTDSKLATVSVVPKGSPAPSYAFITNLNSNTVSVINTGNNTVTATVPVGKSPYGVAVSPDGTKVYVTNANYGYRGTVSVIDTATNKITATVDLGPKYSPCGIAVTPDGRKLYLANRDINGVSVIDTSTNTVTATLPVGINPLGVLITPDGTKVYVTNRYSNNVSVIDTATNTVTETVKVGLGPCGITVNQEGTKLYVTNCESNTISVIDTSSNTVTATVPVEKWPMGVTIIPDGTKVYVANERSNNVSVIDTATKTVIGTVKVGRSPYGIAVTPDGTKVYVANCGNDNNLGKTVSIIDTTTDKVTATVKTGFSPIAFGQFMSPLPAQPVLPAANFSSNITSGYAPLSIQLTDFSKNVNERNWNFGDGSNSTQQDPAHTYSRAGNYNVTLTVNNTNGTDSKFVTITVLAQPIFSASLTSGKTPLSVSFTDQSTGSPTSWNWTFGDGTYSTKENPVHIYRKPGKYSVTLILNETGNKSTVTKSGYITVSNGFEAPVTAFSASPVSGKAPLTVSFTDQSTGSPTSRKWTFGDGTHSIGENPVHTYNKPGRYNVTLTASNADGSNKLTKSSYIIVSNVLDSPVTSFSAYPTSGKAPLTVNFTGQGKGSPTEWKWFFGDGNNSTEKNPVYTFNKSGLYSVRLTASNEKGSNTLTKTGYVAVSSVSDTPVSKFSASPTSGKGPLKVQFTDQSTGSPTSWKWYFGDGSNSTERNPVHTYNDSGLYSVSLTAINENGSNALTKTGYIAVSSVLSTPVTSFSVSQTSEKTPLIVRFTDQSTGSPTEWKWTFGDGNDSTEKNPVHTYSKSGNYNVSLTTTNEGGSNKVQKSGYINVIAESGTVTSNPRYTVPVTAFSATPTSGSMPLTVSFTDQSTGSPTEWKWTFGDGSNSTEKNPVHIYNKSGRYNVTLTASNANGSNALTKSSCILVSNVLDAPVSKFSASPTAGSMPLTVSFTDQSTGSPVAWKWSFGDGNYSTDKNPVHIYNKSGRYTVSLTASNVNGSNTLTKSSYIVVSNVLDGPATNFSSSTTSGKAPLTVSFTDQSTGSPIEWKWTFGDGGNSTEKNPVHTYNKSGLYSVTLTASNENGSNVLTKTGYIAVSGVSNTPVVNFSASPASGKAPLTVSFTDQSTGSPTSWKWTFGDGGNSTEKNPVYTYNKSGLYSVTLTASNENGSNVLTKTGYIAVSNSLVAAFSASPTSGGMPLTVSFTDQSTGSPDAWKWAFGDGNTSTEKNPVHTYSKTGQYAVSLTVNNSGNVSTETRSRYIVVSK; encoded by the coding sequence ATGAAAAGAACGAAATGCAATAAAACATTTAGTAGGCAGACCTTCAATAAAGCTTTGGGGATAACGGTGCTTGCTTTTTTAATGTTGGTGAGTATCGCAGGCGCTTCGCCGTTTGCATACATCACAAATGGAGAGAGTAACAACATTTCAGTAATTGATACAACCACAAACAAAGTTACAGCTACAATACCTGTAGGACTCAATCCTATAGGAGCTGCAATTAATCCGAACGGAACAAAAGTATACGTGACAAATTCTCACAGCAACAGCATATCTGTAATTGACACGGCAACAAATACTATTATAGCCACGGTGCCTGTAGGAAGTTCTCCTCGGGGGGTTGCAGTCAGCCCGAATGGAAAAAAGGTATACGTGACAAACCTGGCCAGTAATACTATTTCTCTAATTGATACCAGCTCAAATACTGTTGAAAGTACAATGAAAATGGGAAAAGATCCAACTGGAGTAGTGGTAAGTCCGGATGGGAAAAAGGTATATGTAACAAATTACGGGGACAAAACCGTCTCTATAATCGACACTGCCACAAAAGCTGTTATAACCGCGGTATCCGTAGAAAAAGGCCCTAAGGAAATTGCAGTCACACCAGATGGAACTAAGGTGTACGTAGCAAACTCCGATGGTGGGAGCATCTCTGTAATTGACACGGCAACAAACAGTGTTACAAACACAGTAAAGGTAGGAGGAGCCCCTTTTGGAGTTGCGGTCAACCCGGCGGGAACAAAAGCATATGTGACTAATAATGATAAATATTTCAGCACTGTCTCTATAATTGACATTTCTACAGACAAAGTTACAGCCACGATACCTGTGGGACCCAATCCTGCGGGAGTTGCAGTCACACCGGACGGAACAAAAGTATATGTGGCAATCAACCCCTATAACGCTGTCTCTGTAATTGACACCGCGACCAACACTGTCACAGCCACGATGCTTGTAGGAAAAAGTCCTTATGCTTCAGGCCGGTTCATAGGTTCCATTCCGGTACAACCAGTTTATCCTTTAGCGAAATTCAGCAGCAATATCACATCAGATTATGTTTTCCTTTCCGTACCTGTGCAGTTTACAGATCTATCTGAGAATGCAACCAAATGGAACTGGGATTTTGGAGACGGGTCCGGTTCAACAAAACAAAATCCCATACATACCTATTCTGCAGCAGGAGTCTATACTGTTAGCCTGACAGTAAGCAATTCAAACGGCACAGATTCAAAGCTTGCTACGGTAAGTGTTGTACCAAAAGGTTCTCCTGCGCCTTCATATGCATTTATTACAAACCTCAACAGCAACACTGTTTCTGTAATTAATACCGGAAACAACACCGTTACAGCCACCGTGCCGGTAGGAAAAAGTCCTTATGGAGTTGCAGTCAGCCCGGATGGAACAAAAGTATATGTGACAAATGCCAACTATGGCTACCGTGGTACTGTCTCTGTAATTGACACAGCCACAAACAAGATTACAGCCACTGTGGATCTAGGACCTAAGTATAGTCCTTGTGGAATTGCAGTCACACCGGATGGAAGAAAACTATATTTGGCAAATCGTGATATCAATGGCGTCTCTGTGATTGACACGTCTACAAACACTGTTACAGCCACGTTGCCTGTAGGAATTAACCCATTAGGGGTTTTAATCACACCGGATGGGACAAAGGTATATGTGACAAATCGTTATAGCAACAATGTTTCTGTAATTGACACAGCAACCAACACTGTTACAGAGACTGTGAAAGTTGGACTTGGTCCTTGTGGAATTACAGTCAACCAGGAAGGAACGAAACTATATGTGACTAATTGCGAAAGTAACACTATTTCTGTAATTGACACGAGTTCAAACACTGTTACAGCCACAGTCCCTGTGGAAAAATGGCCTATGGGAGTTACAATCATCCCGGATGGAACAAAAGTATATGTGGCAAATGAACGCAGCAACAATGTTTCCGTAATTGACACCGCAACAAAAACCGTTATAGGCACCGTTAAAGTCGGAAGGAGTCCTTACGGAATTGCAGTCACACCGGATGGAACAAAGGTATATGTAGCGAACTGCGGCAATGACAATAATCTCGGAAAAACTGTCTCTATAATTGATACAACTACAGACAAGGTTACAGCTACGGTAAAAACAGGTTTCAGTCCTATTGCTTTTGGTCAGTTTATGAGTCCTCTCCCGGCACAACCAGTACTTCCCGCTGCAAACTTCAGCAGCAATATCACATCCGGTTATGCTCCTCTTTCTATCCAGCTTACGGATTTCTCAAAGAATGTAAATGAGCGAAACTGGAACTTTGGAGACGGATCCAATTCAACACAGCAGGATCCAGCACATACTTACTCCCGAGCAGGAAATTACAATGTAACGCTTACAGTAAACAATACAAACGGTACCGATTCGAAATTTGTCACAATAACTGTTCTGGCACAGCCAATATTTTCTGCATCTCTAACTTCAGGAAAAACACCACTCAGTGTTAGTTTTACTGACCAGAGCACAGGATCGCCAACATCGTGGAACTGGACTTTTGGAGATGGAACTTATTCAACGAAAGAAAATCCTGTACACATATATAGGAAACCAGGAAAGTACTCTGTTACGTTGATATTAAACGAAACTGGGAACAAGAGTACAGTAACAAAATCAGGTTATATTACTGTTTCAAACGGTTTTGAAGCCCCTGTTACTGCTTTTTCTGCATCTCCAGTTTCAGGAAAAGCGCCTCTTACCGTTAGTTTTACTGACCAGAGCACAGGATCGCCAACCTCAAGGAAATGGACTTTTGGAGACGGTACACATTCAATCGGAGAGAACCCTGTACACACATACAATAAGCCAGGACGATATAATGTTACATTAACAGCAAGTAATGCAGATGGCAGTAATAAGTTAACAAAATCCAGCTATATTATTGTCTCAAACGTTTTAGATAGTCCTGTCACCAGCTTTTCTGCATATCCCACTTCAGGAAAAGCACCGCTTACTGTTAATTTTACAGGCCAGGGCAAAGGATCTCCAACTGAATGGAAATGGTTTTTCGGAGATGGAAATAATTCAACAGAGAAAAATCCTGTATACACATTCAATAAATCAGGACTTTATTCTGTTAGATTAACAGCAAGTAATGAAAAAGGCAGTAATACGTTGACTAAAACCGGCTACGTAGCTGTCTCAAGCGTTTCAGATACTCCTGTGTCCAAATTCTCTGCATCCCCAACTTCAGGAAAAGGGCCTTTGAAAGTTCAGTTTACTGACCAGAGTACAGGGTCACCAACCTCATGGAAATGGTATTTTGGAGATGGAAGCAATTCTACAGAAAGAAATCCTGTACATACATACAATGATTCAGGACTGTACTCTGTTTCATTGACAGCAATTAATGAGAACGGAAGTAATGCGTTAACTAAAACCGGTTACATTGCTGTCTCAAGCGTTTTAAGTACACCTGTTACCAGCTTTTCTGTATCTCAGACTTCAGAGAAAACGCCTCTTATTGTTCGATTTACTGACCAGAGCACTGGATCGCCAACTGAATGGAAATGGACTTTCGGAGACGGAAATGATTCAACAGAAAAGAATCCCGTACACACATACAGTAAATCAGGAAATTATAATGTTTCTTTGACAACGACTAATGAGGGAGGCAGTAACAAGGTGCAAAAATCAGGTTATATAAATGTAATTGCTGAGAGCGGTACTGTAACGTCAAATCCGAGATACACTGTCCCTGTTACTGCCTTTTCAGCAACTCCAACTTCAGGAAGCATGCCTCTTACTGTTAGTTTTACTGACCAGAGCACAGGATCGCCAACTGAATGGAAATGGACTTTCGGAGACGGAAGTAATTCAACAGAAAAGAATCCTGTACATATATACAATAAGTCAGGACGATATAATGTTACATTAACAGCAAGTAACGCAAATGGTAGTAATGCGTTGACAAAATCAAGCTGCATTCTTGTCTCAAATGTTTTAGATGCTCCTGTTTCCAAATTTTCTGCATCCCCTACTGCAGGAAGCATGCCTCTTACTGTTAGCTTTACTGACCAGAGCACAGGATCACCAGTTGCATGGAAGTGGAGCTTCGGAGATGGAAATTATTCTACAGATAAAAATCCTGTACACATATACAATAAGTCAGGAAGATACACTGTTTCATTGACAGCAAGTAATGTAAACGGCAGCAACACGTTGACAAAATCCAGCTATATTGTTGTTTCAAATGTTTTAGATGGTCCTGCTACTAACTTCTCTTCATCTACTACTTCAGGAAAAGCACCGCTTACGGTTAGTTTTACTGACCAGAGTACAGGATCTCCAATTGAATGGAAATGGACTTTCGGAGATGGAGGTAATTCAACAGAAAAGAATCCTGTACATACATACAATAAATCAGGACTGTATTCTGTTACATTGACGGCAAGTAATGAAAACGGCAGTAATGTGTTGACTAAAACCGGTTATATTGCCGTCTCAGGCGTTTCAAATACTCCTGTTGTCAATTTTTCCGCATCTCCTGCTTCAGGAAAAGCACCGCTTACGGTTAGTTTTACTGACCAGAGTACAGGATCGCCAACCTCATGGAAATGGACTTTCGGAGATGGAGGTAATTCAACAGAAAAGAATCCTGTATATACATACAATAAATCAGGACTGTATTCTGTTACATTGACGGCAAGTAATGAAAACGGCAGTAATGTATTGACTAAAACCGGTTATATTGCCGTCTCAAACTCCCTTGTAGCTGCTTTTTCTGCGTCTCCAACTTCAGGAGGCATGCCTCTTACGGTCAGTTTTACTGACCAGAGTACTGGATCACCAGATGCATGGAAATGGGCTTTTGGAGATGGAAATACTTCAACGGAAAAGAATCCCGTACACACATACAGTAAAACAGGACAATACGCAGTTAGTTTAACGGTAAACAATTCCGGTAACGTTAGTACTGAAACCAGGTCCAGATATATTGTAGTAAGTAAGTAA